Proteins from a single region of Nomia melanderi isolate GNS246 chromosome 11, iyNomMela1, whole genome shotgun sequence:
- the Tbc1d8-9 gene encoding TBC1 domain family member 8/9 isoform X1 produces the protein MWVKPQEVLLANAFWVTEQATVYFVLQRRKGYGKTKGLSSILVGTLDSVLDTKPPPFRILHQTPSSEVYWEVACSLTHDEILQDWEWLHANLMDTLTSFDTEEEITEFVCCKVQSIIANSAPDCQFADEEDPESFKTMSFKFHQLFNVPKEDKLVNYYSCSYWKSRLPRQGWLYLSVNHMCFYAYILARETKLIIRWADITELGKTNSILFPDSIRVVTRDNKDHYFSLFLHKSETYSLMEQLTNIAMKRLIDEKSGFNEDRELLNKLSKNIPKKPSFLKRDLDARAHSEAYRLQFRLPGSEKLDGSIDATLWTPYNKRYVWGKIFLSQNYLCFESRVRGLVSLVVPLREVRLIEPAENQSSSTGIDKSILVTTARSSFLFAQIHDRDFVVQKISELLAKSKLSALSMTDSLPFQNNLPQSDNNSDETKPANQWKPQPPLMTLFKAPLSNEAALKQEAKEKQWELHFAEYGRGITMYRTTETAKLIIQGLPQTLRGEVWLTFSGALNEMVMNPGVYKSLVDQSLGKSCQANEEIERDLHRSLPEHPAFQSDTGISALRRVLSAYAWKNPQIGYCQAMNIVASVLLIYCSEESAFWQLCNVCESLLPDYYDRRVVGALVDQGLLEELAAEHLPTLHARLQELGLIKVISLSWFLTIFLSVMPTSSAVNIMDCFFYDGAKVIFQIALTVLEWNQDKLLNCRDDGEAMQLLTDYLGGVYNDEGPILPRPVDSATPNRSISVQTLIYEAYSRYGTLTIGGIERLRLKHRLRVVQSLEEGIEKNVIRSVVGDKYMTLEELQDLLSLIREELMSQRKSEPDRYDPTQPPYEAYKVDFELFRILFGGLSPWGKCSQAESLAARLFRLMDRNRDGLLNFRELVQAIGMTATADLTQRLKLLYTLHLPPLLTPVDFESPVHSDGAEVAAEATDFFDSMEQSVASLEMPVSMAEEPSAEPSTLSRSTSLNSQQGDQSWEIQSMGSLRSMIASKDSPLDLKNVPKMSQGHLIALWKTLYDMFPAQPEEQETYHCIASIGTLLLQLGDVGKKFYVERDESEDSLLLTATTAEQSSSSAERSHDRNGNPLSVSSSIYPEWSISVEQFLASALTGQAIVDFFSKRADLTDAIATLKNRRFNRVHSLSDTPVLNV, from the exons ATGTGGGTGAAGCCACAAGAAGTTCTACTGGCAAATGCTTTCTG GGTAACAGAACAAGCAACAGTATATTTTGTTTTACAACGTCGTAAGGGATATGGAAAAACCAAAGGTCTTAGCTCCATATTGGTGGGAACATTGGATAGCGTACTTGACACTAAACCCCCACCTTTTAGGATTCTTCATCAAACACCATCATCAGAAGTTTATTGGG aaGTTGCGTGTTCCTTGACACATGATGAAATCTTGCAAGATTGGGAATGGCTACACGCAAATTTGATGGATACCTTAACTTCTTTCGATACAGAAGAAGAAATAACTGAATTTGTTTGTTGCAAGGTACAATCTATTATCGCAAACAGTGCTCCGGATTGTCAATTTGCAGATG AAGAAGATCCAGAATCATTTAAGACTATGTCTTTTAAATTCCATCAACTTTTTAATGTACCAAAGGAGGATAAATTGGTCAATTACTATTCTTGCAG TTATTGGAAATCTCGTTTACCTAGACAAGGATGGTTATATTTGTCAGTAAACCATATGTGTTTTTATGCATATATTCTGGCAAGAGAGACTAAGTTAATTATAAGATGGGCAGATATCACTGAATTGGGCAAAACCAACTCTATCCTTTTTCCCGATAGTATACGTGTTGTAACTAGGGACAATAAAGat cattatttttcattgtttctacATAAATCCGAGACATATTCATTAATGGAACAACTTACAAATATTGCTATGAAAAGACTTATAGATGAGAAGAGTGGTTTCAATGAAGACAGAGAACTTTTAAACAAGTTAAG CAAGAATATACCTAAAAAACCGTCTTTCTTAAAAAGAGATCTGGATGCTCGAGCACACTCTGAAGCCTACAGATTACAATTCAGATTACCAGGAAGTGAAAAGTTGGATGGTAGTATCGATGCAACACTATGGACGCCATACAATAAGAGATACGTCtggggaaaaatatttttatctcaaAATTACCTTTGTTTTGAAAGCAGG GTAAGAGGATTAGTAAGTTTAGTCGTACCTCTGAGGGAGGTGAGGCTCATAGAACCTGCCGAAAATCAGTCATCTAGCACAGGAATAGATAAGTCTATTTTAGTGACAACTGCACGGTCGTCCTTTTTGTTTGCTCAGATTCATGACAGAGATTTCGTTGTCCAAAAAATATCTGAATTATTAGCAAAATCTAAACTGTCCGCTTT AAGTATGACAGACAGTTTACCGTTCCAAAACAATTTACCACAAAGTGATAACAACTCTGATGAAACTAAACCTGCTAATCAGTGGAAACCTCAGCCACCGTTAATGACATTATTTAAAGCCCCATTAAGCAACGAAGCAGCATTAAAACAGGAAGCTAAAGAGAAACAATGGGAACTTCATTTTGCAGAATATGGAAGAGGTATTACAATGTACAGAACAACAGAAACAgcgaaattaataattcaaggACTACCGCAGACTCTCAGGGGAGAAGTTTGGCTCACATTTTCtg GTGCTTTGAATGAAATGGTAATGAATCCAGGTGTTTACAAATCATTAGTTGACCAATCACTAGGAAAATCTTGTCAAGCAAACGAGGAAATAGAAAGAGATTTACATAGATCATTACCGGAACATCCAGCATTTCAATCTGATACCGGCATTAGTGCATTGAGAAGAGTGCTTTCCGCGTATGCTTGGAAAAATCCACAAATTG GTTACTGCCAGGCAATGAATATAGTAGcttctgttttattaatttactgcTCAGAGGAATCTGCCTTCTGGCAATTATGTAATGTATGCGAATCACTATTACCCGATTACTATGACAGAAGAGTAGTTGGTGCTCTTGTTGATCAAGGTCTTTTGGAAGAACTAGCTGCTGAACATTTACCAACTCTGCATGCTAGGCTACAAGAACTTGGTCTAATCAAAGTTATATCACTTTCATGGTTCTTAACGATATTTTTAAGCGTTATGCCAACTAGCAGCGCAGTAAATATAATGGATTGCTTTTTCTACGACGGAGCAAAAGTCATTTTCCAG ATAGCATTGACAGTACTGGAATGGAATCAAGATAAATTGCTTAATTGTCGTGACGATGGTGAAGCTATGCAGTTGTTAACAGATTATCTTGGAGGTGTATACAATGACGAGGGACCTATATTGCCTAGACCAGTTGATAGTGCAACTCCCAACAGA AGTATATCTGTTCAAACTTTAATATATGAAGCATATTCAAGATATGGAACATTGACTATTGGTGGAATAGAAAGGCTTCGTTTGAAACATAGACTTAGGGTAGTTCAAAGTTTAGAAGAGGGTATCGAAAAGAATGTAATCAGAAGTGTTGTTGGTGACAAATACATGACGCTGGAAGAATTACAG gaTCTGCTAAGTTTAATTAGGGAAGAATTAATGAGTCAACGAAAATCTGAACCTGATCGTTATGATCCGACTCAGCCTCCTTACGAAGCGTATAAAGTAGACTTCGAATTATTCAGGATACTATTCGGTGGTCTGTCTCCATGGGGAAAGTGTAGTCAAGCTGAATCTTTAGCTGCTCGGCTATTCCGT TTGATGGACCGTAATCGTGATGGTTTGCTAAACTTTCGGGAATTAGTACAAGCTATCGGAATGACAGCGACTGCTGACTTGACGCAGAGATTAAAGCTTTTGTATACTCTGCATTTACCGCCTTTACTCACACCCGTTGACTTCGAATCACCAGTGCATTCTG ATGGAGCAGAAGTAGCTGCAGAAGCTACAGACTTTTTCGATAGTATGGAACAAAGTGTCGCTTCCTTAGAGATGCCAGTTAGTATGGCAGAGGAGCCATCCGCAGAGCCATCCACTTTATCTCGTTCAACAAGTTTGAATAGTCAACAAGGAGATCAGTCATGGGAAATTCAAAGCATGGGCAGTTTACGCTCTATGATAGCGTCCAAAGACAGTCCACTGGATCTAAAAAATGTGCCAAAAATGTCGCAGGGACACTTAATAGCTTTATGGAAAACTCTTTATGACATGTTCCCCGCACAACCAGAAGAACAAGAAACTTATCATTGTATAGCTTCAATAG GTACTCTTTTGCTTCAATTAGGCGACGTTGGTAAAAAATTTTATGTTGAACGAGATGAATCTGAGGACAGTTTGCTGTTAACGGCTACAACTGCTGAGCAATCATCTTCCTCCGCAGAACGG TCACATGATCGGAACGGAAACCCATTGAGCGTGTCGTCGTCCATCTATCCGGAATGGTCAATAAGCGTCGAACAGTTCCTGGCATCTGCCTTAACAGGTCAAGCGATTGTAGATTTTTTTAGTAAACGAGCAGATCTTACAGATGCAATTGCAACCCTAAAGAACCGTAGATTTAATCGCGTTCATTCCTTGTCAGATACACCTGTGTTAAATGTATGA
- the Tbc1d8-9 gene encoding TBC1 domain family member 8/9 isoform X2 → MWVKPQEVLLANAFWVTEQATVYFVLQRRKGYGKTKGLSSILVGTLDSVLDTKPPPFRILHQTPSSEVYWEVACSLTHDEILQDWEWLHANLMDTLTSFDTEEEITEFVCCKVQSIIANSAPDCQFADEDPESFKTMSFKFHQLFNVPKEDKLVNYYSCSYWKSRLPRQGWLYLSVNHMCFYAYILARETKLIIRWADITELGKTNSILFPDSIRVVTRDNKDHYFSLFLHKSETYSLMEQLTNIAMKRLIDEKSGFNEDRELLNKLSKNIPKKPSFLKRDLDARAHSEAYRLQFRLPGSEKLDGSIDATLWTPYNKRYVWGKIFLSQNYLCFESRVRGLVSLVVPLREVRLIEPAENQSSSTGIDKSILVTTARSSFLFAQIHDRDFVVQKISELLAKSKLSALSMTDSLPFQNNLPQSDNNSDETKPANQWKPQPPLMTLFKAPLSNEAALKQEAKEKQWELHFAEYGRGITMYRTTETAKLIIQGLPQTLRGEVWLTFSGALNEMVMNPGVYKSLVDQSLGKSCQANEEIERDLHRSLPEHPAFQSDTGISALRRVLSAYAWKNPQIGYCQAMNIVASVLLIYCSEESAFWQLCNVCESLLPDYYDRRVVGALVDQGLLEELAAEHLPTLHARLQELGLIKVISLSWFLTIFLSVMPTSSAVNIMDCFFYDGAKVIFQIALTVLEWNQDKLLNCRDDGEAMQLLTDYLGGVYNDEGPILPRPVDSATPNRSISVQTLIYEAYSRYGTLTIGGIERLRLKHRLRVVQSLEEGIEKNVIRSVVGDKYMTLEELQDLLSLIREELMSQRKSEPDRYDPTQPPYEAYKVDFELFRILFGGLSPWGKCSQAESLAARLFRLMDRNRDGLLNFRELVQAIGMTATADLTQRLKLLYTLHLPPLLTPVDFESPVHSDGAEVAAEATDFFDSMEQSVASLEMPVSMAEEPSAEPSTLSRSTSLNSQQGDQSWEIQSMGSLRSMIASKDSPLDLKNVPKMSQGHLIALWKTLYDMFPAQPEEQETYHCIASIGTLLLQLGDVGKKFYVERDESEDSLLLTATTAEQSSSSAERSHDRNGNPLSVSSSIYPEWSISVEQFLASALTGQAIVDFFSKRADLTDAIATLKNRRFNRVHSLSDTPVLNV, encoded by the exons ATGTGGGTGAAGCCACAAGAAGTTCTACTGGCAAATGCTTTCTG GGTAACAGAACAAGCAACAGTATATTTTGTTTTACAACGTCGTAAGGGATATGGAAAAACCAAAGGTCTTAGCTCCATATTGGTGGGAACATTGGATAGCGTACTTGACACTAAACCCCCACCTTTTAGGATTCTTCATCAAACACCATCATCAGAAGTTTATTGGG aaGTTGCGTGTTCCTTGACACATGATGAAATCTTGCAAGATTGGGAATGGCTACACGCAAATTTGATGGATACCTTAACTTCTTTCGATACAGAAGAAGAAATAACTGAATTTGTTTGTTGCAAGGTACAATCTATTATCGCAAACAGTGCTCCGGATTGTCAATTTGCAGATG AAGATCCAGAATCATTTAAGACTATGTCTTTTAAATTCCATCAACTTTTTAATGTACCAAAGGAGGATAAATTGGTCAATTACTATTCTTGCAG TTATTGGAAATCTCGTTTACCTAGACAAGGATGGTTATATTTGTCAGTAAACCATATGTGTTTTTATGCATATATTCTGGCAAGAGAGACTAAGTTAATTATAAGATGGGCAGATATCACTGAATTGGGCAAAACCAACTCTATCCTTTTTCCCGATAGTATACGTGTTGTAACTAGGGACAATAAAGat cattatttttcattgtttctacATAAATCCGAGACATATTCATTAATGGAACAACTTACAAATATTGCTATGAAAAGACTTATAGATGAGAAGAGTGGTTTCAATGAAGACAGAGAACTTTTAAACAAGTTAAG CAAGAATATACCTAAAAAACCGTCTTTCTTAAAAAGAGATCTGGATGCTCGAGCACACTCTGAAGCCTACAGATTACAATTCAGATTACCAGGAAGTGAAAAGTTGGATGGTAGTATCGATGCAACACTATGGACGCCATACAATAAGAGATACGTCtggggaaaaatatttttatctcaaAATTACCTTTGTTTTGAAAGCAGG GTAAGAGGATTAGTAAGTTTAGTCGTACCTCTGAGGGAGGTGAGGCTCATAGAACCTGCCGAAAATCAGTCATCTAGCACAGGAATAGATAAGTCTATTTTAGTGACAACTGCACGGTCGTCCTTTTTGTTTGCTCAGATTCATGACAGAGATTTCGTTGTCCAAAAAATATCTGAATTATTAGCAAAATCTAAACTGTCCGCTTT AAGTATGACAGACAGTTTACCGTTCCAAAACAATTTACCACAAAGTGATAACAACTCTGATGAAACTAAACCTGCTAATCAGTGGAAACCTCAGCCACCGTTAATGACATTATTTAAAGCCCCATTAAGCAACGAAGCAGCATTAAAACAGGAAGCTAAAGAGAAACAATGGGAACTTCATTTTGCAGAATATGGAAGAGGTATTACAATGTACAGAACAACAGAAACAgcgaaattaataattcaaggACTACCGCAGACTCTCAGGGGAGAAGTTTGGCTCACATTTTCtg GTGCTTTGAATGAAATGGTAATGAATCCAGGTGTTTACAAATCATTAGTTGACCAATCACTAGGAAAATCTTGTCAAGCAAACGAGGAAATAGAAAGAGATTTACATAGATCATTACCGGAACATCCAGCATTTCAATCTGATACCGGCATTAGTGCATTGAGAAGAGTGCTTTCCGCGTATGCTTGGAAAAATCCACAAATTG GTTACTGCCAGGCAATGAATATAGTAGcttctgttttattaatttactgcTCAGAGGAATCTGCCTTCTGGCAATTATGTAATGTATGCGAATCACTATTACCCGATTACTATGACAGAAGAGTAGTTGGTGCTCTTGTTGATCAAGGTCTTTTGGAAGAACTAGCTGCTGAACATTTACCAACTCTGCATGCTAGGCTACAAGAACTTGGTCTAATCAAAGTTATATCACTTTCATGGTTCTTAACGATATTTTTAAGCGTTATGCCAACTAGCAGCGCAGTAAATATAATGGATTGCTTTTTCTACGACGGAGCAAAAGTCATTTTCCAG ATAGCATTGACAGTACTGGAATGGAATCAAGATAAATTGCTTAATTGTCGTGACGATGGTGAAGCTATGCAGTTGTTAACAGATTATCTTGGAGGTGTATACAATGACGAGGGACCTATATTGCCTAGACCAGTTGATAGTGCAACTCCCAACAGA AGTATATCTGTTCAAACTTTAATATATGAAGCATATTCAAGATATGGAACATTGACTATTGGTGGAATAGAAAGGCTTCGTTTGAAACATAGACTTAGGGTAGTTCAAAGTTTAGAAGAGGGTATCGAAAAGAATGTAATCAGAAGTGTTGTTGGTGACAAATACATGACGCTGGAAGAATTACAG gaTCTGCTAAGTTTAATTAGGGAAGAATTAATGAGTCAACGAAAATCTGAACCTGATCGTTATGATCCGACTCAGCCTCCTTACGAAGCGTATAAAGTAGACTTCGAATTATTCAGGATACTATTCGGTGGTCTGTCTCCATGGGGAAAGTGTAGTCAAGCTGAATCTTTAGCTGCTCGGCTATTCCGT TTGATGGACCGTAATCGTGATGGTTTGCTAAACTTTCGGGAATTAGTACAAGCTATCGGAATGACAGCGACTGCTGACTTGACGCAGAGATTAAAGCTTTTGTATACTCTGCATTTACCGCCTTTACTCACACCCGTTGACTTCGAATCACCAGTGCATTCTG ATGGAGCAGAAGTAGCTGCAGAAGCTACAGACTTTTTCGATAGTATGGAACAAAGTGTCGCTTCCTTAGAGATGCCAGTTAGTATGGCAGAGGAGCCATCCGCAGAGCCATCCACTTTATCTCGTTCAACAAGTTTGAATAGTCAACAAGGAGATCAGTCATGGGAAATTCAAAGCATGGGCAGTTTACGCTCTATGATAGCGTCCAAAGACAGTCCACTGGATCTAAAAAATGTGCCAAAAATGTCGCAGGGACACTTAATAGCTTTATGGAAAACTCTTTATGACATGTTCCCCGCACAACCAGAAGAACAAGAAACTTATCATTGTATAGCTTCAATAG GTACTCTTTTGCTTCAATTAGGCGACGTTGGTAAAAAATTTTATGTTGAACGAGATGAATCTGAGGACAGTTTGCTGTTAACGGCTACAACTGCTGAGCAATCATCTTCCTCCGCAGAACGG TCACATGATCGGAACGGAAACCCATTGAGCGTGTCGTCGTCCATCTATCCGGAATGGTCAATAAGCGTCGAACAGTTCCTGGCATCTGCCTTAACAGGTCAAGCGATTGTAGATTTTTTTAGTAAACGAGCAGATCTTACAGATGCAATTGCAACCCTAAAGAACCGTAGATTTAATCGCGTTCATTCCTTGTCAGATACACCTGTGTTAAATGTATGA
- the RpS21 gene encoding ribosomal protein S21, protein MENDNGDVVDLYIPRKCSSSNRIIHAKDHASIQLSIADVDPETGRMTDSQKMYAICGAIRRMGESDDCLVRLAKNDGILPKNF, encoded by the exons ATGGAAAACGATAACGGAGATGTTGTTGACTTGTATATCCCAAGAAAATG CTCTTCAAGTAATCGCATCATTCATGCGAAGGATCATGCTTCTATCCAGTTGAGCATTGCTGATGTTGATCCTGAAACTGGACGTATGACTGATTCACAAAAGATGTATGCCATTTGTGGAGCTATCCGACGTATG gGTGAATCTGACGATTGTTTAGTACGCCTTGCAAAAAATGATGGCATTTTACCTAAAAACTTCTAA
- the LOC116430694 gene encoding uncharacterized protein LOC116430694 has protein sequence MADLNKELNEYLLSNKNEKQYKITVPSVTLPKTNIGKWFGRSGDEDKEETGWIQGAQKECCPSMTRMQRLIMFIVCFSMGVLCFCLSAMYIPVLLLKARKFALLYTLGSVFFLSSFCFLLGPLSYLKSLFTAERRCFTVSYFATLIGTLYFALHLQSTPLTVLCAVLQLIAMLSFLVSHIPGGTKGLMFFTRMFKSSVNSTLPV, from the exons ATGGCTGATCTTAACAAAGAACTGAATGAATATCTGCTGagcaataaaaatgagaaacagtataaaattacgGTGCCTTCGGTGACATTACCGAAAACGAACATTGGAAAATGGTTCGGAAGAAGCGGAGATGAAGACAAAGAAGAAACAGGCTGGATTCAAGGAGCGCAAAAGGAATGTTGCCCTAGTATG ACACGTATGCAAAGGCTGATTATGTTCATTGTATGTTTTTCCATGGGTGTACTTTGTTTCTGCTTATCGGCGATGTATATTCCAGTTTTATTACTCAAAGCAAGGAAATTTGCTCTTCTCTACACATTGGGAAGCGTATTTTTCCTATCGAG TTTTTGCTTCCTCCTGGGACCATTAAGTTACTTGAAATCATTATTTACTGCTGAGAGAAGGTGTTTCACAGTGTCCTATTTTGCCACTTTAATTGGAACACTTTATTTTGCTCTACATTTACAATCCACTCCATTGACAGTACTATGTGCTGTTTTACAATTAATTGCTATGTTATCATTTTTAGTAAGTCACATACCTGGAGGAACTAAAGGTTTAATGTTTTTTACAAGGATGTTCAAGTCCTCTGTGAACTCCACGTTACCTGTATGA
- the LOC116430690 gene encoding uncharacterized protein LOC116430690, which yields MSTPVLTKQQQRHTLSAKKTPAKGLRNVLAQPQDNFWPIVKGDVCTELEDILKRLMPAVRRPPRMIPWSQLKQMKKEERNKAKAEALLKQENVPNTDLVNSVILGINAITRSMEKDNVCCVLMDANIDPQLLIKHIIMMAQNKKIPILLLSNFKTILLNTIGLTSAACAFKNTVMKSPEHHFYPLYKKICDIFEDMPLPKTSLQLFKDTEPLEQSMLCKEDVISLKNESEDKTSESTEFTISTNVYKYRSSRKERIFIPPSATVSSINESTKEQIEPTDFISLNNYDSDEDDASIKKHTRYINIHEDKRRNKKSFISTNKSPNVTYLPLKVKRLQGNSNRAKATKVSKQKKK from the exons ATGAGTACACCAGTATTAACGAAACAACAACAGAGACACACTTTGTCAGCGAAGAAAACACCGGCTAAAGGGTTGCGAAATGTTCTGGCACAACCACAAGACAATTTTTG GCCAATTGTAAAGGGAGATGTATGTACAGAATTGGAAGATATTTTGAAAAG ATTAATGCCAGCTGTAAGGCGTCCACCTCGTATGATTCCTTGGTCTCAacttaaacaaatgaaaaaagaagaacgaaACAAAGCTAAAGCTGAAGCACTTCTGAAACAAGAAAATGTCCCTAATACTGACTtagt GAATTCAGTTATCTTGGGCATAAATGCAATTACAAGATCTATGGAAAAGGATAATGTTTGTTGTGTCTTAATGGATGCGAATATTGATCCTCAACTTTTAATAAAACACATTATTATGATGGCACAGAATAAAAAGATACCCATATTATTATTGTCTAACTTTAAAACTATTCTATTAAATACTATTGGACTTACATCTGCTGCATGTGCTTTCAAG aatACTGTAATGAAATCACCAGAACATCATTTTTATCCACTCTACAAAAAGATTTGTGATATATTTGAAGATATGCCTTTACCAAAAACGTCACTTCAATTATTTAAGGATACTGAACCCTTAGAGCAGTCTATGTTGTGCAAAGAAGATGTGATAAGCTTGAAAAATGAGTCAGAAGATAAAACTTCAGAATCAACTGAATTTACAATATCcacaaatgtatataaatacagaTCTTCACGTaaggaaagaatatttattcctcCAAGTGCAACAGTCAGCTCCATTAACGAATCTACCAAGGAACAGATAGAGCCAACTGATTTTATTTCCTTGAATAATTATGATTCCGACGAAGATGATGCAAGTATTAAAAAACATacaagatatataaatatacatgaggataaaagaagaaacaaaaagagTTTCATATCCACGAATAAATCTCCGAATGTTACCTATTTACCATTGAAAGTAAAACGATTGCAAGGTAACAGTAATCGCGCGAAAGCTACAAAAGTatcaaaacagaagaaaaaatag